From Parus major isolate Abel chromosome 1A, Parus_major1.1, whole genome shotgun sequence, the proteins below share one genomic window:
- the MYF6 gene encoding myogenic factor 6 — translation MMDLFETGSYFFYLDGENGALQQLEMAEGSPLYPGSDGTLSPCQDQMQPEAGSDSSGEEHVLAPPGLQPPHFPGQCLIWACKTCKRKSAPTDRRKAATLRERRRLKKINEAFEALKRRTVANPNQRLPKVEILRSAISYIERLQDLLHRLDQQEKMQEIGGDPFSFSPKQGNIPSSDFLSTCSSDWQSVSDHSRALGVSPKEGVSVVESSASSSLRCLSSIVDSISSDDPKLPGAEEAVEK, via the exons ATGATGGACCTTTTTGAAACTGGCTCCTATTTCTTCTACTTGGACGGGGAGAATGGAGCCctacagcagctggagatggcTGAGGGATCCCCGCTATACCCAGGCAGCGATGGCACCTTGTCTCCGTGTCAGGACCAAATGCAGCCAGAGGCCGGCAGTGACAGCAGCGGAGAGGAGCATGTGCTGGCACCCCCGGGACTACAACCCCCTCACTTCCCCGGCCAGTGTTTGATCTGGGCTTGTAAAACTTGCAAGAGAAAGTCGGCCCCCACGGACAGGCGGAAAGCAGCCACCCTGcgggagaggagaaggctgaaGAAGATCAACGAAGCTTTCGAGGCTCTGAAAAGGCGGACTGTGGCGAACCCCAACCAGAGGCTGCCCAAGGTGGAGATACTGAGGAGCGCCATCAGCTACATCGAGAGGCTGCAGGACCTCTTGCACAGGCTGGAtcagcaggagaaaatgcagGAGATCGGGGGGGACCCCTTCAGCTTCAGCCCCAAGCAGGGAAAT ATCCCCAGTTCGGACTTcctgagcacctgcagctccGACTGGCAAAGCGTTTCTGACCATTCCCGAGCCCTAGGAGTCAGCCCCAAAGAAG GAGTCTCCGTTGTCGAGTCGTCGGCCTCCAGCAGCCTTCGCTGCCTCTCTTCAATAGTGGACAGTATTTCCTCCGACGATCCCAAACTGCCCGGCGCGGAGGAAGCGGTGGAGAAATAA